The DNA window CTGACGACAGCCATGCAGCACCTGTCTCCTTGTATGCATCGTTAGATACATAAAATCTACTTTCATAGACGGGCAAGGGATGTCAAGCCCAGGTAAGGTTCTTCGCGTTGCGTCGAATTAAACCACATACTCCACCGCTTGTGCGGGCCCCCGTCAATTCCTTTGAGTTTCAGTCTTGCGACCGTACTCCCCAGGTGGGACACTTAACGCGTTAGCTACGGCACGAAAGGTATAAATACCTCCCACACCTAGTGTCCATCGTTTACTGCTAGGACTACCAGGGTATCTAATCCTGTTTGCTCCCCTAGCCTTCGTGCCTCAGTGTCAGTATTAGAATAGAAAGTCGCCTTCGCCACTGGTGTTCTTCCTAATATCTACGCATTTCACCGCTACACTAGGAATTCCACTTTCCTCTCCTATACTCTAGCTGGACAGTTTCAAATGCAGTTCACCCGTTAAGCGAATGGATTTCACATCTGACTTATCCTGCAACCTACACACCCTTTACACCCAGTGATTCCGGATAACGCTCGCCCTCCCCGTATTACCGCGGCTGCTGGCACGGAGTTAGCCAGGGCTTTCTCTAGCAATACTGTCAACCTATTACGTATTATGCAATAGACATTTCATCTTGCTTAACAGGGTTTTACAATCCGAAGACCTTCATCACCCACGCGGCGTCGCTGCGTCAGACTTTCGTCCATTGCGCAAAATTCCCCACTGCTGCCTCCCGTAGGAGTCTGGGCCGTGTATCAGTCCCAGTGTGGCCGTACACCCTCTAAGGCCGGCTACCCGTCATAGCCTTGGTGAACTATTATCTCACCAACTAGCTGATAGGACAAAGGCTCATCTCTAAACGATAGCTTACATATAGAGGCCATCTTTAATCCTAAAAACCTACATCTCTAGGATATTATCCAATATTAGCTCCGATTTCTCGAAGTTATGTCAGTTTTAGAGGTAGATTACCTATGTATTACTCACCCGTGCGCCACTTTACTAAGCCTCCGAAGAGACCTTTCTCGTTCGACTTGCATGTGTTAGGCACGCCGCCAGCGTTAATCCTGAGCCAGGATCAAACTCTTCAAAAAACATCAAAAATTCAACAGAGACCGCTGTTCGCTTGTCAAAGAACATCTTTATAGTCTTTAAGAGACTGGATTATAGCAAAGAATTAATTCCTGTCAAGCCCATTTTTGGCATTTGGTCTTATTTTTATAAACTTTCTCTTTCCTACCTTCAGCAGGAACTCTTTTTTTATCTGTATGTCAAGAGTTTCCTCCACAACTTTATTGCCATCAATACACACAGCTCCACCTCTAACAAGCCTTCTCGCCTCACCACTTGTTTTAGCCATTCTTGCATCAATCAATAACTTGACTATCCATATCTTGCTGCTGTTAATCCGTAATTCTTCTATCTCTTCAGGGCGCTCCCTTCTGCTGCATACTTTCATGAAATATTCTTCCGCTTCTTTTATTTCATTCTCATTATGAAAAGTTTTCATTATTTCTCTTGCCAAATGCTTTTTAACATCCATGGGATTCTTCTTTTCATGGGCTAACACACTTCTAATTTCATCAATCCTCGCAACAGATATATCAGTAGCTAATTCAAAATAATTCATTATCAAATCATCTTTTATAGACATTATCTTTCCATACTTTTCCTTTGGAGTATCATAAATGGCAATATAATTATTAAGGCTTTTGCTCATTTTATTTACACCGTCAGTTCCTATAAGAATTGGCGATAAAATAGCTACTTGAGATTCCTGAGAATATTTTTTTTGTATTTCTCTTCCTAACAATATGTTAAATTTTTGTTCACTAGCTCCTAACTCAATGTCAGCCTTAATCATGACAGAGTCGTATGCCTGAAGTATTGGATACAAAAGTTCATTCATTGATAATGGCAGTCTTTTTTCATATCGCATTCTGAACGTCTCATGGGCCATTATCTGCGCAACTGTAAACTTACCAAGAAGCTCTATTAAATCCATAATTTCCATCTTTTCAAACCATTCACTCTGCCAGTGAACTTCTGTTCTTTTTTTATCAAGCACAGTATATAACTGATCCATATATTCAGTTGCATTCTTTCTAACTTGTTCCTTTGACAAAGAAGGCCTGGAACGATCTAGTCCTGTAGGATCTCCAATTTGAGCAGTATAATCCCCTATTATTACAACTCCAACGTGTCCCATATTTTGCATTTGTCTCATCTTTCTAACAGAAACCATGTGCCCTATGTGAATATCTGCCGTGGTAGGATCTATCCCATATTTCACTCTCAGAGGTCTTCCAAGACCCAGTTTTTTATTAAGTGCATCCTCCGATATGATCTCTACTCCGCCTTTTTTTATTTCCTCTAACACCTTATTTCCCTCTATTTCTCTGCCCTAATTTTGTTAATATTGCAGGAATTTTTTCATTTCTTATCAAATCCAAGTACGTCTCTCGCTTTCTAATTAAGTAACATTTATTATTTTTTACTAAAACCTCTGCTGCTCTTGGTCTTGAATTATAATTAGATGACATACTAAAACCATAAGCCCCAGCACCCAAAATTGCCAAGACATTATTTGATTCAACAAAAGGCAATCTTCTGTCCTTTGCAAAAAAATCTCCTGATTCACACACAGGACCTACTATATCAACAATATCTGAAGAGGTTTTTCTGCCAGATTTCTGTAAAGGCAGTATCTTATGATATGCATTATATAAACTTGGTCTTATTAAATCATTCATTGCTGCGTCAACAAT is part of the bacterium genome and encodes:
- a CDS encoding tyrosine--tRNA ligase, which codes for MEGNKVLEEIKKGGVEIISEDALNKKLGLGRPLRVKYGIDPTTADIHIGHMVSVRKMRQMQNMGHVGVVIIGDYTAQIGDPTGLDRSRPSLSKEQVRKNATEYMDQLYTVLDKKRTEVHWQSEWFEKMEIMDLIELLGKFTVAQIMAHETFRMRYEKRLPLSMNELLYPILQAYDSVMIKADIELGASEQKFNILLGREIQKKYSQESQVAILSPILIGTDGVNKMSKSLNNYIAIYDTPKEKYGKIMSIKDDLIMNYFELATDISVARIDEIRSVLAHEKKNPMDVKKHLAREIMKTFHNENEIKEAEEYFMKVCSRRERPEEIEELRINSSKIWIVKLLIDARMAKTSGEARRLVRGGAVCIDGNKVVEETLDIQIKKEFLLKVGKRKFIKIRPNAKNGLDRN